A genomic region of Fundidesulfovibrio terrae contains the following coding sequences:
- the gdhA gene encoding NADP-specific glutamate dehydrogenase produces MEALMALVKDQDPHEKEFHQAVSEVFESIKPLLDSRPEYRKAKILERLVEPERVLMFRVTWEDDAGEVHVNRGYRIQMNSAIGPYKGGLRFHPSVNLGILKFLAFEQVFKNALTTLPMGGGKGGSDFDPKGKSDSEVMRFCQAFMAELWRHVGQFTDVPAGDIGVGAREIGYLYGMYKKLANEFSGVLTGKSLNWGGSLIRPEATGYGCVYFSAEMLAARNQTLENKVCLVSGSGNVAQYTVEKLLELGAKPVTLSDSSGYIYDEEGIDQGKLDFVKQLKNIRRGRIEEYALKYPGAVYTACEQGRSCDPLWNHKADCAFPSATQNEINGADAQNLINNGVKVVAEGANMPTTPAGVNLFIQERILYGPGKAANAGGVSVSGLEMSQNSMRFSWPREEVDDRLRMIMRSIHRTCADAAQAAGAPGNYVMGANIAGFKKVVEAMLDQGLL; encoded by the coding sequence ATGGAAGCGCTGATGGCCCTCGTGAAAGACCAGGACCCGCATGAGAAGGAATTCCATCAGGCGGTCAGTGAAGTTTTCGAGTCCATCAAGCCGCTTCTGGATTCGCGACCAGAATACCGCAAGGCGAAGATACTGGAGCGCCTCGTGGAGCCCGAACGGGTGCTCATGTTCCGCGTGACGTGGGAGGACGACGCAGGGGAAGTCCACGTGAACCGGGGCTACCGCATCCAGATGAACAGCGCCATCGGCCCGTACAAGGGTGGCCTGCGGTTCCACCCTTCCGTGAACCTCGGCATCCTGAAGTTCCTGGCCTTCGAGCAGGTCTTCAAGAACGCCCTGACCACGCTCCCCATGGGCGGCGGCAAGGGCGGGTCCGATTTCGATCCCAAGGGCAAGTCCGATTCCGAGGTCATGCGCTTCTGCCAGGCCTTCATGGCCGAACTCTGGCGGCATGTGGGCCAGTTCACGGACGTGCCCGCCGGCGACATCGGCGTCGGAGCTCGCGAGATCGGCTACCTGTACGGAATGTACAAGAAGCTGGCCAACGAGTTCTCCGGGGTGCTCACGGGCAAGAGCCTGAACTGGGGGGGCAGCCTGATACGCCCGGAAGCCACCGGCTACGGCTGCGTCTATTTCAGCGCCGAGATGCTCGCCGCCAGGAACCAGACCCTGGAGAACAAGGTCTGCCTGGTGTCCGGCTCCGGCAACGTCGCCCAGTACACCGTGGAGAAGCTCCTGGAGCTTGGCGCCAAGCCCGTGACCCTGTCCGACTCGTCCGGCTACATCTACGACGAGGAGGGCATCGACCAGGGCAAGCTCGATTTCGTCAAGCAGCTCAAGAACATCAGGCGCGGGCGCATCGAGGAGTACGCCCTGAAGTATCCTGGGGCGGTCTACACGGCCTGCGAGCAGGGCCGATCCTGCGACCCGCTGTGGAACCACAAGGCAGACTGCGCCTTCCCCTCGGCCACTCAGAACGAGATCAACGGCGCGGACGCCCAGAATCTGATCAACAACGGCGTGAAGGTGGTGGCGGAAGGGGCGAACATGCCCACCACCCCCGCCGGAGTGAACCTCTTTATCCAGGAGAGGATCCTCTACGGTCCGGGCAAGGCGGCCAACGCCGGCGGAGTGTCCGTGTCGGGGCTTGAAATGTCGCAGAACAGCATGCGCTTCTCCTGGCCCCGGGAAGAGGTGGACGACAGGCTGCGCATGATCATGCGCAGCATCCACCGCACCTGCGCCGACGCGGCCCAGGCCGCAGGAGCGCCCGGGAACTACGTCATGGGAGCCAACATCGCCGGATTCAAGAAGGTCGTGGAGGCCATGCTGGACCAGGGACTGCTTTGA
- a CDS encoding aldehyde ferredoxin oxidoreductase family protein, whose protein sequence is MHGFYDRVLTIDVSRRTFSIDLVVDEVLEACLGGKGLATHLLLERNPAGVDPLSPENRLIFATGPLCGGSAWGASRYGVYTKSPLTGFYAESYSGGRVPEAIDATGFDAVVIEGASDTPVAITVHPEGCEFHDATPLWGMDVYKSEDEALARFARPEAPGKPGAVVIGPAGENLVRFAMIANDKWRCAGRAGTGAVMGSKRIKAIVFQGDRKRVPADPKGLREYATAFAKAGVTNKGVQAYRAQGTTMMVALMNTAGAFPAKYWTQGSCEHWPNLSGERFHKEHEVTPHACLKCFMACGRMATLKTGRHTGLTLEGPEYETIYAFGGLCMIEDMGEVVYLNDICDRLGMDTITAGNLCAFAIEAAARGAVDIDITYNDADAAARLIEDIAAQRGVGAILAQGIIPAARAWGLEELAVHVKGMEPAGYDPRVLKGMGLAYATSDRGACHLRTTFYKPELAGFIPADTTQGKAEMLIDYEDRLTIFDTLILCRFFRDLYTWEELEKVITLVTGLDASKEALRRRAAHVADMTRTFNLREGLTPADDRLPGRLHREALPDGRELKEEELSFMLGEYYRLRGWSPEGRPAGA, encoded by the coding sequence ATGCACGGCTTCTACGACAGGGTGCTCACCATCGACGTTTCGCGTCGCACCTTTTCCATCGATCTCGTGGTGGACGAAGTGCTGGAAGCCTGCCTGGGCGGCAAGGGCCTGGCCACGCACCTGCTGCTTGAGCGAAATCCCGCCGGGGTGGACCCGCTCTCCCCGGAGAACCGGCTCATCTTCGCCACCGGCCCCCTGTGCGGCGGGTCGGCCTGGGGAGCCAGCCGCTACGGCGTGTACACCAAGTCGCCCCTGACCGGGTTCTACGCAGAGTCATACTCGGGCGGACGCGTGCCAGAGGCCATCGACGCCACGGGATTCGACGCCGTGGTCATTGAAGGGGCTTCGGATACGCCGGTGGCCATCACCGTGCACCCGGAGGGCTGCGAGTTTCACGACGCCACCCCCCTGTGGGGCATGGACGTGTACAAATCCGAAGACGAGGCCCTGGCCCGCTTCGCCCGGCCGGAAGCCCCGGGAAAGCCCGGGGCCGTGGTCATCGGGCCTGCGGGCGAGAACCTGGTGCGCTTCGCCATGATCGCCAACGACAAGTGGCGTTGCGCCGGGCGCGCGGGCACGGGCGCGGTGATGGGGTCGAAGCGGATCAAGGCCATCGTGTTCCAGGGGGACCGCAAGCGCGTGCCTGCCGATCCCAAGGGACTTCGCGAATACGCCACGGCCTTCGCCAAGGCGGGCGTTACGAACAAGGGCGTGCAGGCCTACCGCGCCCAGGGCACCACCATGATGGTGGCCCTCATGAACACGGCCGGGGCCTTCCCGGCCAAGTACTGGACCCAGGGCAGCTGCGAGCACTGGCCCAACCTCTCGGGCGAGCGTTTCCACAAGGAGCACGAGGTCACGCCCCACGCCTGCCTGAAGTGCTTCATGGCCTGCGGGCGCATGGCCACCCTGAAGACCGGGCGTCACACGGGGCTCACCCTGGAAGGCCCCGAGTACGAGACCATCTACGCCTTCGGCGGGCTGTGCATGATCGAGGACATGGGCGAGGTGGTCTATTTGAACGACATCTGCGACCGCCTGGGCATGGACACCATCACCGCCGGCAACCTCTGCGCCTTCGCCATCGAAGCGGCGGCCCGGGGCGCGGTGGACATCGACATCACCTACAACGACGCCGACGCGGCCGCCCGGCTCATCGAGGACATCGCCGCCCAGCGTGGCGTGGGGGCGATTCTGGCCCAGGGCATCATCCCGGCGGCCAGGGCCTGGGGCCTGGAAGAGCTGGCCGTGCACGTGAAGGGAATGGAGCCCGCGGGCTACGACCCGCGCGTGCTCAAGGGCATGGGCCTGGCCTACGCCACCTCGGACCGGGGGGCCTGCCACCTGCGCACCACCTTCTACAAGCCGGAGCTGGCCGGATTCATCCCCGCCGACACCACCCAGGGCAAGGCCGAGATGCTCATCGACTACGAGGACCGGCTGACCATCTTCGACACCCTCATCCTCTGCCGCTTCTTCCGCGACCTCTACACCTGGGAGGAGCTGGAAAAGGTGATCACCCTGGTCACGGGCCTGGACGCCTCGAAAGAGGCCCTCAGGCGGCGCGCCGCCCACGTTGCGGACATGACCCGCACATTCAACCTGCGCGAGGGCCTGACCCCGGCCGACGACCGGCTGCCGGGGCGCCTGCACCGCGAGGCCCTGCCCGACGGCCGGGAACTGAAGGAAGAGGAGCTGTCGTTCATGCTCGGCGAATACTACCGCCTGCGGGGCTGGTCCCCCGAAGGCAGGCCTGCCGGGGCCTGA
- a CDS encoding ABC transporter ATP-binding protein yields MALLSVENIDVFYGDVQVINGLSLVVNEGEVVSIIGGNGAGKSTLLKTISGLMQARSGVITFRGEHIEALPPEKIVEKGIVHVPEGRRLFSLMSVADNLEIGAYTKKAYKLRGETLRQVYELLPRLMERREQVAMTLSGGEQQMVAIGRGLMAMPGLLMLDEPSLGLAPILVKSIFDTLRKIADTGTTVLLVEQDVHHSLSLSDRGYVLEHGRVALTGKASELIDNPHIKSAYLGM; encoded by the coding sequence ATGGCGCTGCTTAGCGTGGAGAACATCGACGTCTTCTACGGGGACGTGCAGGTCATAAACGGGCTCTCCCTTGTGGTGAACGAGGGCGAGGTGGTCTCCATCATCGGCGGCAACGGCGCGGGCAAGTCCACTCTCCTGAAGACCATCTCGGGGCTCATGCAGGCGCGCTCGGGCGTCATCACCTTCCGGGGCGAGCACATCGAGGCGCTGCCCCCGGAGAAGATCGTGGAGAAAGGCATCGTCCACGTGCCCGAGGGCCGCAGGCTCTTCTCGCTCATGAGCGTGGCCGACAACCTGGAGATCGGGGCCTACACGAAAAAGGCCTATAAGCTGCGCGGAGAGACCCTGCGCCAAGTGTACGAGCTTCTGCCCAGGCTCATGGAGCGGCGCGAGCAGGTGGCCATGACCCTGTCCGGCGGCGAGCAGCAGATGGTGGCCATCGGACGCGGCCTTATGGCCATGCCCGGGCTTCTCATGCTCGACGAGCCCTCGCTCGGCTTGGCGCCCATCCTGGTGAAGTCCATCTTCGATACGCTGCGCAAAATCGCGGACACCGGCACCACGGTGCTGCTGGTGGAGCAGGACGTGCACCACTCCCTGAGCCTTTCCGACCGGGGCTACGTGCTGGAGCACGGCCGAGTGGCGCTCACGGGCAAGGCCTCCGAACTCATCGACAACCCGCACATCAAATCCGCCTACCTGGGCATGTGA
- a CDS encoding ABC transporter ATP-binding protein: MNILEISGLTKHFGGLTAIHDLDLHIAKGEILGLIGPNGAGKSTMFNCVAGVFPPSTGDIRFKGESIAGKKPWDLCAMGLARTFQIVKPFGSKTVLYNVMVGAFLRTGSTAKAREIAMDVLTELQLDHRADQLSGNLTIADRKRLEIAKALATGPELLLLDEVMAGLRPTEVDDMIDIIKGLRDRGVTVFVIEHIMRAVMALSDRVVVIQFGEKIAEGKPEDVTRDENVIKAYLGREYGAA; the protein is encoded by the coding sequence ATGAACATCCTCGAAATATCCGGACTCACCAAGCACTTCGGCGGCCTGACCGCCATCCACGACCTGGACCTGCACATCGCCAAGGGCGAAATCCTGGGCCTCATCGGCCCCAACGGCGCGGGCAAGTCCACCATGTTCAACTGCGTGGCCGGGGTGTTCCCGCCCTCTACAGGCGATATCCGCTTCAAGGGCGAGTCCATCGCCGGAAAGAAGCCCTGGGACCTCTGCGCCATGGGCCTGGCGCGCACCTTCCAGATCGTGAAGCCCTTCGGCTCCAAGACCGTGCTCTACAACGTGATGGTGGGGGCCTTCCTGCGCACCGGCTCCACGGCCAAGGCCCGCGAGATCGCCATGGACGTGCTCACCGAGCTGCAGCTCGACCACCGGGCCGACCAGCTCTCCGGCAACCTGACCATCGCCGACCGCAAGCGCCTGGAGATCGCCAAGGCCCTGGCCACCGGGCCGGAACTCCTGCTGTTGGACGAGGTCATGGCCGGGCTTCGACCGACCGAGGTGGACGACATGATCGACATCATCAAGGGCCTGCGCGACCGGGGCGTGACCGTATTCGTCATCGAGCACATCATGCGCGCGGTCATGGCCCTGTCCGACCGCGTGGTGGTCATCCAGTTCGGGGAGAAGATCGCCGAGGGCAAGCCCGAGGACGTCACCCGCGACGAGAACGTCATCAAGGCCTATCTCGGGAGGGAATATGGCGCTGCTTAG
- a CDS encoding branched-chain amino acid ABC transporter permease, whose product MSRKQLDTILLSLAAVVSFTLPLVIESPTYMQILILLFFYAYLTTAWNLVGGFAGVLPMGHSVFVGLGAYTSTIMTLQYGISPWIGMLVGGVIAALVGVLIGKPTFRMRGAYFALCTIAFAEGIRVMIENIDSLGPFKLNGPRGLLIPLKGDSFWNYQFMHKEPYYYIILTMLVLVLALTWFISRSRMGYYLAAGGEEPEAAQALGVNVARYKLIAMAMSCFLTALAGTFYAQLMLYFYPKGLLGLDLSFEIAFIALIGGRGTIAGPLVGALALRPLNEFTRIYLSDQLPGLHLVIFGLILILVMLYQPKGLTAPLSRIYDRLACRIIGKGVAK is encoded by the coding sequence GTGAGCCGGAAACAACTCGACACGATACTCCTCTCTCTGGCCGCAGTGGTGAGCTTCACGCTCCCCCTGGTCATCGAGAGCCCGACGTACATGCAGATTCTCATCCTGCTCTTCTTCTACGCCTACCTGACCACGGCCTGGAACCTGGTGGGCGGCTTCGCGGGCGTTTTGCCCATGGGGCACTCGGTGTTCGTGGGCCTTGGGGCGTACACCTCCACAATCATGACCCTGCAATACGGCATCTCCCCCTGGATCGGCATGCTGGTGGGCGGGGTCATCGCCGCCCTCGTGGGCGTGCTCATAGGAAAACCCACCTTCCGCATGCGTGGAGCCTACTTCGCCCTGTGCACCATCGCCTTCGCCGAAGGCATCCGGGTGATGATCGAGAACATCGACTCCCTGGGGCCTTTCAAGCTGAACGGCCCCCGGGGCCTGCTCATCCCCCTCAAGGGCGACTCCTTCTGGAACTACCAGTTCATGCACAAAGAGCCCTACTACTACATCATCCTGACCATGCTGGTGCTGGTGCTGGCGCTCACCTGGTTCATCTCCAGGTCGCGCATGGGCTACTATCTGGCGGCGGGCGGCGAGGAGCCCGAGGCGGCCCAGGCGCTGGGCGTCAACGTGGCCCGCTACAAGCTCATCGCCATGGCCATGAGCTGCTTTCTGACCGCCCTGGCGGGCACCTTCTACGCTCAGCTCATGCTCTACTTCTATCCCAAGGGGCTTCTCGGCCTGGACCTCTCCTTCGAGATCGCCTTCATCGCCCTGATCGGCGGCCGGGGAACCATCGCCGGACCGCTGGTGGGCGCCCTGGCGCTTCGCCCCTTGAACGAGTTCACCCGCATTTACCTGAGCGACCAGCTGCCGGGTCTGCACCTGGTCATCTTCGGCCTGATCCTCATCCTGGTGATGCTCTACCAGCCCAAGGGCCTGACCGCGCCCCTGTCCAGGATCTACGACCGACTGGCCTGCAGGATCATCGGCAAGGGAGTCGCAAAATGA
- a CDS encoding branched-chain amino acid ABC transporter permease: MTAVIQAVINGTMMGAMYGLTALGLTLIFGVMKVVNFAHGSLLMVGMFTAYWLIKLTGIHPYLALLFVPPLLFFFGYSMQNLLIKPVFKAEQQVREPLTVIIVTTGVWYVLDNLALMLFGAEYRTVRTAITGTSFSLGEIIVSIPKFSGFLVSLATAAGLLLFMKKTRTGKALQATSLDREAANLMGIDQYRIYNMAFGIGTAIAGIAGCVIIPFYYVYPSVGVVFDIRAFIIVVLGGLGSIQGAMLGGVIIGLIESVFSQFMPSTWTEAIIYAIFLVILFVKPSGLFGHKQDW; this comes from the coding sequence ATGACCGCGGTGATACAGGCGGTGATCAACGGCACCATGATGGGGGCCATGTACGGACTGACGGCGCTGGGCCTCACCCTGATCTTCGGGGTGATGAAAGTGGTGAACTTCGCCCACGGCTCGCTCCTGATGGTGGGCATGTTCACGGCCTACTGGCTGATCAAGCTTACCGGCATCCATCCCTATCTGGCTCTTCTGTTCGTTCCGCCGCTGCTCTTTTTCTTCGGCTACTCCATGCAGAACCTGCTCATCAAACCGGTCTTCAAGGCCGAACAGCAGGTGCGCGAACCCTTGACGGTCATCATCGTCACCACGGGCGTGTGGTACGTCCTGGACAACCTGGCCCTCATGCTCTTCGGCGCGGAATACCGCACCGTGCGCACGGCCATCACCGGAACGTCCTTCTCCCTTGGGGAAATAATCGTCTCCATCCCGAAATTTTCCGGATTCCTGGTGTCGCTGGCCACGGCGGCTGGCCTTTTGCTCTTCATGAAGAAGACCCGCACCGGCAAGGCCCTGCAGGCCACCAGCCTGGACCGCGAGGCCGCCAATCTGATGGGCATCGACCAGTACCGCATCTACAACATGGCCTTCGGCATAGGCACCGCCATCGCGGGCATCGCCGGCTGCGTCATCATCCCCTTCTACTACGTCTACCCCTCCGTGGGCGTGGTCTTCGACATCAGGGCCTTCATCATCGTGGTGCTGGGCGGCCTGGGCTCCATCCAGGGGGCCATGCTCGGCGGGGTGATCATCGGGCTCATCGAGTCGGTGTTCTCCCAATTCATGCCCTCCACCTGGACCGAGGCCATCATCTACGCCATCTTCCTGGTTATCCTCTTCGTCAAACCTTCCGGCTTATTCGGCCATAAACAGGACTGGTAG
- a CDS encoding ABC transporter substrate-binding protein translates to MNKVSFGKKLTGLIAAAVLTAGLSGQALAQKTIKIGNVEPMSGPSASVGVQGKQAREMAIEEINAAGGIKSLGGAKLELVYADSKSDPTVGVSETERLINTEKVNIMTGCWNSAVTYPATQTAERYGVPFVVPVSVRDTITERGFKYVFRVAAKDSWWVRDQFRFLKDMQEETGVKMKTIAFVFENGDWGTGFAEKWRDLAKKDGYEIVLDEPYPSTATDLTPVVTKIKSANPDVLMLVSNAADAILMTNTLAEMKVKPKVTIASGGGHADPKFLENTNKNALNMFDEVEWNTDVNKPGAKETNAKFKAKYGYDLAGESVDAYAAMYVIADAFERAASTDPKKVRDALAATNLTKGPAMIVSYDGVEFDESGQNKNAGIVIVQVAEIDGKLDRVTVWPKAARHAGYKPVFPANK, encoded by the coding sequence ATGAACAAGGTGTCTTTCGGCAAGAAGCTGACCGGACTTATCGCGGCGGCCGTCCTGACCGCAGGCCTCTCGGGCCAGGCCCTGGCCCAGAAGACCATCAAGATCGGCAACGTGGAGCCGATGTCCGGCCCGTCGGCCTCGGTAGGGGTGCAGGGCAAGCAGGCCCGCGAAATGGCCATCGAAGAGATCAACGCCGCGGGCGGCATCAAGTCCCTGGGCGGGGCCAAGCTCGAGCTGGTCTACGCCGACTCCAAGTCCGACCCCACCGTGGGCGTCTCCGAAACCGAGCGCCTGATCAACACGGAAAAGGTCAACATCATGACCGGCTGCTGGAACTCCGCCGTCACCTACCCGGCCACCCAGACCGCCGAACGCTACGGCGTGCCCTTCGTGGTGCCCGTTTCCGTGCGCGACACCATCACCGAGCGCGGCTTCAAGTACGTGTTCCGCGTCGCCGCCAAGGACTCCTGGTGGGTGCGCGACCAGTTCCGCTTCCTGAAGGACATGCAGGAAGAGACCGGCGTGAAGATGAAGACCATCGCCTTCGTCTTCGAAAACGGCGACTGGGGCACCGGCTTCGCCGAGAAGTGGCGCGACCTGGCCAAGAAGGACGGCTACGAGATCGTGCTGGACGAGCCCTATCCCAGCACCGCCACCGACCTGACCCCCGTGGTCACCAAGATCAAGTCCGCCAACCCCGACGTGCTCATGCTGGTGTCCAACGCCGCCGACGCCATCCTCATGACCAACACCCTGGCCGAAATGAAGGTGAAGCCCAAGGTCACCATCGCCAGCGGCGGCGGCCACGCCGACCCCAAGTTCCTTGAGAACACCAACAAGAACGCCCTCAACATGTTCGACGAGGTGGAGTGGAACACCGACGTCAACAAGCCCGGCGCCAAGGAAACCAACGCCAAGTTCAAGGCCAAGTACGGCTACGACCTGGCCGGAGAATCCGTGGACGCCTACGCCGCCATGTACGTCATCGCCGACGCCTTCGAGCGCGCCGCCTCCACCGATCCCAAGAAGGTCCGCGACGCCCTGGCCGCCACCAACCTGACCAAGGGACCGGCCATGATCGTCTCCTACGACGGCGTGGAGTTCGACGAGAGCGGCCAGAACAAGAACGCCGGCATCGTCATCGTTCAGGTGGCCGAGATCGACGGCAAGCTGGACCGCGTCACCGTGTGGCCCAAGGCCGCCCGCCACGCCGGTTACAAGCCTGTGTTCCCCGCCAACAAATAA
- the gabT gene encoding 4-aminobutyrate--2-oxoglutarate transaminase: MGQKTDSAELQALRDRYVPKGPFNASRYIAAKAEGALITDIDGRELIDFAGGIGVVNVGHCHPKVVAALKDQAEKFIHTCFHIVMYEPYIKLAEKLCQLAPGGFDKMALFANSGAEAVENAVKIARSATGRQGVIVFDGGFHGRTLLTMTMTSKVKPYKFGFGPFAPEVYRMPYAYCYRCPMGRDRATCDAACADLLKDFFIGYTAAENVAALVVEPVLGEGGFVSPPARYFEKLRAICADNGIVFVADEVQTGFGRTGKYFAMEHHGIEADLTCVAKSLGGGMPISGVVGRREIMDAPQVGGTGGTYGGNPLSCRAALAVLEAFEEDQLLEKGRILGETLEKRFTEWMGKYEIIGEQRGLGPMRALELVTDREKKTPATTQAKALVKFCVDRGLLLLSCGTHGNVIRTLMPLVITGDQLERGLAIMEEGFRELSLGRL, encoded by the coding sequence GTGGGACAAAAAACTGATTCCGCCGAACTCCAGGCTCTGCGCGACCGCTACGTGCCCAAAGGCCCCTTCAACGCCTCCCGCTACATCGCGGCCAAGGCCGAAGGCGCACTCATCACCGACATCGACGGCCGCGAACTCATCGACTTCGCGGGCGGCATCGGCGTGGTCAACGTGGGCCACTGCCACCCCAAGGTCGTGGCCGCCCTCAAGGACCAGGCCGAAAAGTTCATCCACACCTGCTTCCACATCGTCATGTACGAGCCATACATCAAGCTGGCCGAAAAGCTCTGCCAGCTGGCTCCCGGCGGGTTCGACAAGATGGCCCTCTTCGCCAACTCCGGGGCCGAGGCCGTGGAGAACGCGGTCAAGATCGCGCGTAGCGCCACGGGCCGCCAGGGCGTCATCGTCTTCGACGGCGGCTTCCACGGCCGCACGCTCCTGACCATGACCATGACCAGCAAGGTCAAGCCCTACAAGTTCGGCTTCGGCCCCTTCGCCCCCGAAGTCTACCGCATGCCCTACGCCTACTGCTACCGCTGCCCCATGGGCCGCGACCGGGCCACCTGCGACGCCGCCTGCGCCGACCTGCTGAAGGACTTCTTCATCGGCTACACCGCAGCCGAGAACGTGGCCGCCCTGGTGGTGGAGCCCGTGCTGGGCGAGGGCGGATTCGTGTCCCCGCCCGCCCGCTACTTCGAGAAGTTGCGCGCCATCTGCGCCGACAACGGCATCGTGTTCGTGGCCGACGAAGTGCAGACCGGCTTCGGACGCACCGGTAAATACTTCGCCATGGAGCACCACGGCATCGAAGCTGACCTCACCTGCGTGGCCAAGAGCCTGGGCGGCGGCATGCCCATCTCGGGCGTGGTGGGCCGGCGCGAGATCATGGACGCCCCCCAGGTGGGCGGCACCGGCGGCACCTACGGCGGCAACCCGCTGTCCTGCCGCGCGGCCCTGGCCGTGCTGGAGGCCTTCGAGGAGGACCAGCTCCTGGAAAAGGGCCGCATCCTTGGCGAGACACTGGAGAAGCGCTTCACCGAGTGGATGGGCAAATACGAGATCATCGGCGAGCAGCGCGGTCTCGGGCCCATGCGCGCCCTGGAACTGGTCACCGACCGGGAGAAGAAGACCCCCGCCACCACCCAGGCCAAGGCCCTGGTCAAGTTCTGCGTGGACCGGGGGCTCCTGCTGCTCTCCTGCGGAACACACGGCAACGTCATCAGGACGCTCATGCCCCTGGTGATCACCGGCGATCAGCTCGAACGCGGCCTGGCCATCATGGAGGAGGGCTTCCGTGAGCTCTCCCTGGGCCGCCTGTAG
- a CDS encoding sigma-54 interaction domain-containing protein yields MSRKPAFLADDVLRSLGRGVLAVDSEGRVESVNPRAELLLRLHAAPGEALPEHLREISERIRACLEGQGLPPAILNVAGRLLLVETAPVRLRGRTAGVAVLVDEPPPSALPAPEIPLRAVLDSISEGIWICDGEGTILDINRESQRLNSVAATDYIGRSIRCIIDEGLVDHSVTLDVLRYKRQSSIIQRITKTGKQLLVTGSPVFDESGAISLVVTNERDVTELNALREGLQNARKVEEKYRNELAELSMLELRQKDIVADSPAMRHCLHALLKLANMDASRILILGESGTGKGLLAKFVHQNSPRAKKPFIPINCPAVPENLFEAELFGYEKGAFTGALKQGKAGLIELAKGGTLFLDEVGDIPLSVQAKLLKYLDDHELRRLGGSESKTVECGVVAATNCDLERLVEQKRFRKDLFFRLNTFIVRIAPLRERREDIFGLAEFYLAGCNSRYSKTKRLSPRAMRLLEAYDYPGNVRELVGIIQKAFVMSEGDDLTSAVEEALGVGSAAGLQQAAQLRNLTETTDLASIRVLRQAASRCRTTREMATFLGVSQSTVVRKMAKYGIKAD; encoded by the coding sequence GTGTCACGGAAACCGGCCTTTCTGGCTGACGACGTGCTGCGCTCCCTTGGCAGGGGCGTCCTGGCCGTGGACTCCGAGGGCCGCGTCGAGTCCGTGAATCCCAGGGCGGAACTGCTGCTCAGGCTCCACGCCGCCCCGGGCGAGGCATTGCCCGAACACCTGCGCGAAATCTCCGAACGCATCCGCGCCTGCCTCGAAGGCCAGGGCCTGCCCCCGGCCATCCTGAACGTGGCGGGGCGGCTCCTCCTGGTGGAAACCGCCCCGGTCAGGCTGCGAGGCAGGACCGCCGGGGTCGCCGTGCTGGTTGACGAACCGCCCCCATCCGCCCTGCCCGCACCCGAAATACCCCTTCGCGCCGTCCTGGACTCCATATCCGAGGGCATCTGGATCTGCGACGGCGAGGGCACCATCCTGGACATCAACCGCGAATCCCAGCGCCTGAACTCCGTGGCGGCCACGGACTACATCGGCCGCAGCATCCGCTGCATCATCGACGAGGGTCTGGTCGACCATTCCGTGACCCTGGACGTGCTGCGCTACAAGCGCCAGTCCAGCATCATCCAGCGCATCACCAAGACCGGCAAGCAGCTCCTGGTGACCGGCTCCCCTGTCTTCGACGAGAGCGGCGCGATCTCCCTGGTGGTCACCAACGAACGCGACGTCACCGAACTGAACGCCCTGCGCGAGGGCCTGCAGAACGCCCGCAAGGTGGAGGAGAAGTACCGCAACGAACTGGCCGAACTCTCCATGCTGGAACTCCGCCAGAAGGATATCGTGGCCGACAGCCCAGCCATGCGCCACTGCCTGCACGCGCTCTTGAAGCTGGCCAACATGGACGCCTCGCGCATCCTGATCCTGGGCGAATCGGGCACGGGCAAGGGGCTCCTGGCCAAGTTCGTGCACCAGAACAGCCCGCGCGCCAAGAAGCCCTTCATCCCCATCAACTGCCCGGCCGTGCCGGAAAACCTCTTCGAGGCCGAACTCTTCGGCTACGAGAAGGGGGCCTTCACCGGCGCGCTCAAGCAGGGCAAGGCCGGGCTCATCGAGCTGGCCAAGGGCGGCACTCTCTTCCTGGATGAGGTTGGCGACATCCCGCTGTCCGTACAGGCCAAGCTGCTCAAGTACCTGGACGACCACGAGCTGCGCCGCCTGGGCGGCTCCGAATCCAAGACGGTGGAGTGCGGCGTGGTGGCCGCCACTAACTGCGACCTGGAGCGCCTGGTGGAGCAGAAACGCTTCCGCAAGGACCTGTTCTTCCGCCTGAACACCTTCATCGTGCGCATCGCCCCCCTGCGCGAGCGCCGTGAGGACATCTTCGGGCTGGCCGAGTTCTACCTGGCGGGCTGCAACAGCCGCTACTCGAAAACCAAGCGCCTCTCGCCCCGGGCCATGCGGCTTCTGGAAGCCTACGACTATCCGGGCAACGTGCGCGAACTGGTGGGCATCATCCAGAAGGCCTTCGTCATGAGCGAGGGCGACGACCTGACCTCGGCCGTGGAGGAAGCCCTGGGCGTTGGCTCGGCCGCCGGGTTGCAGCAGGCGGCGCAGCTGCGCAACCTCACAGAGACCACAGATCTGGCCAGCATTCGGGTGCTCAGGCAGGCCGCCTCGCGCTGCCGCACCACGCGGGAGATGGCCACGTTCCTGGGCGTGAGCCAGTCCACGGTGGTGCGCAAGATGGCCAAGTACGGCATCAAGGCCGACTGA